The Methylomarinum sp. Ch1-1 genome contains the following window.
TCCGGTCAAAAACATGACCTGAACATCAGGGCCGCCTTCCTGCATATGACCGCCGATGCCGCCGTCTCTCTCGGCGTCGTCATCGCCGGCGCGATCATCCTATACACCGGTTGGCTGTATATTGATCCGATCATCAGCCTGGTCATTGTCGTCGTCGTCCTGATCAGCACTTTATCCTTGCTTCGCGATTCGATGAATCTTGCCCTTGACTCGGTGCCGAAAGGCATTGATATCGCGGCGATAAAAGACTACTTGACCGGCCTGGACAACGTCTGCCAGATGCATGACCTCCATGTTTGGCCGCTGAGCACGACTGAAGTGGCGCTATCGGTTCATTTGATTATCGATGAGGATAGTTTGCAAAAGAACTTTCTGCCGACCCTGCAACAACAGCTGCACGAGCGCTTCGACATAGAACATTCGACGATACAGCTGGAGCGCAAAGACGACTCCCCCTGTCTGCTGGATAAGGAACGTTGCATTTAACCTGCCGCCAGGACATGCTCAAACCTAATTTGCTGGGCTAGAAAAGCCCTTAGGCTTTCTTCAAGAATTGAGTC
Protein-coding sequences here:
- a CDS encoding cation diffusion facilitator family transporter, translated to MSHEHHHNHHISHYNRAFAIGVTLNIAFVTIEIGYGFAAKSLALIADAGHNFSDVLSLLIAWGAGLLGAKAATDKRTYGFRKATVMAALTSAILLLVALGGIGWETYHRLLSPQPVEGLTVIAVAAIGVVINAITALLFVSGQKHDLNIRAAFLHMTADAAVSLGVVIAGAIILYTGWLYIDPIISLVIVVVVLISTLSLLRDSMNLALDSVPKGIDIAAIKDYLTGLDNVCQMHDLHVWPLSTTEVALSVHLIIDEDSLQKNFLPTLQQQLHERFDIEHSTIQLERKDDSPCLLDKERCI